The following coding sequences are from one Kushneria phosphatilytica window:
- a CDS encoding DUF3450 domain-containing protein — protein MRLLPIDSARRRLAKLRLTTALALAAVIIPAHADDPVLDATQTHQQRQQALQQKIDNADDATRQLLREWQDARESAERIEQYNQTVGPMLDQQQQRIEQQQQALASMDKTREALPATLHQMVDRLREMVQADIPFHRAERLARLDALDRMLEQASMAQADKLKRVLSTWQQELDYGTDIEAWRGSLFKHPDTEVQYLRLGRVGWYYLSLDGNQGGVWQAKSGQWQPLKGNALEEIRRGIRIANDQRSPELLSLPLSVELSDADSETNGNDSNTSSHDSTQGSDS, from the coding sequence GTGAGGTTATTACCGATCGATTCCGCCAGGAGACGACTGGCAAAACTTCGTCTGACCACAGCCCTTGCGCTGGCTGCCGTCATTATTCCCGCCCATGCCGATGATCCGGTGCTTGATGCGACCCAGACACATCAGCAGCGGCAGCAGGCTCTGCAGCAGAAGATCGATAATGCCGACGATGCGACAAGGCAACTGTTGCGTGAATGGCAGGATGCGCGCGAGTCGGCCGAACGTATCGAGCAGTACAACCAGACGGTTGGTCCAATGCTGGATCAGCAACAGCAGCGCATTGAACAGCAACAGCAAGCCCTGGCGTCGATGGATAAAACCCGAGAGGCGCTACCTGCCACTCTGCATCAGATGGTGGATCGGCTGCGTGAGATGGTACAGGCCGATATTCCATTTCATCGCGCCGAACGCCTGGCTCGGCTCGATGCACTTGATCGTATGCTCGAACAAGCCTCGATGGCGCAGGCAGACAAGCTCAAGCGTGTACTTTCGACCTGGCAACAGGAGCTGGACTATGGCACTGACATTGAAGCCTGGCGTGGATCGCTCTTCAAACATCCGGATACCGAAGTACAGTATCTGCGGCTGGGGCGTGTAGGCTGGTATTACCTGAGTCTGGATGGTAACCAGGGCGGCGTCTGGCAGGCAAAAAGCGGCCAGTGGCAGCCGCTCAAGGGTAATGCACTGGAAGAGATCCGGCGCGGTATAAGGATTGCCAATGATCAGCGCAGTCCCGAGTTGTTGTCACTACCGCTGTCAGTTGAGCTTTCCGATGCCGATAGTGAAACCAATGGCAATGATTCGAACACTTCGTCACACGATAGCACCCAGGGGAGCGATTCATGA
- a CDS encoding MotA/TolQ/ExbB proton channel family protein — protein MSGRDWRHFTLTLLTMAIGVLMAKTGWAAPSLDQVVQQYQQQAQAAEQRDSERLSKLLDNREELHQAVQQAQQRLQQAQQQQQQLQKRRQQQQQALQQIAEQRRSSGGDLSPVFDVLRQQVGQTRDDLGNSWLTLGRAERLPQAIEEDAIPSLSDLQAYTNHMASLIAASGSVARSMQPVAGHDGAVKNRGVIRVGGIDAFTSSDLLQPPEQGQTLTVAERTPSSAADQLAGFAKNGQGQVVIDPAHGDVIKALAQQPTLLERLAQGGVIGYITLTVGVLGVLAALIQLVYLLIIGSRLHRQIRNTEVLHEDNPLGRVLNRFRNIRRYHDPEVLEARLDEMLLAEQPRLERGQALIKVMAAIAPLMGLLGTVTGMIGTFQSITVFGSGDPRVMAGGISQALVTTVVGLIVAIPLLFAHTALSSRSRRLMNLVEGRASAALAEYLDHQEQSLTADVRKHRERAHGSDH, from the coding sequence ATGAGCGGGCGTGACTGGCGTCATTTCACCCTGACGCTGTTGACGATGGCTATCGGTGTGTTGATGGCAAAAACGGGCTGGGCGGCGCCGTCGCTTGATCAGGTGGTGCAGCAATATCAGCAACAGGCGCAGGCTGCCGAGCAGCGCGATAGTGAACGCCTCTCGAAGCTGCTGGACAATCGTGAAGAGCTCCATCAGGCCGTACAGCAGGCGCAACAGCGCCTGCAACAGGCGCAGCAACAACAGCAACAGCTCCAGAAACGTCGTCAGCAACAACAACAGGCACTCCAGCAGATTGCCGAGCAACGCCGTTCCAGCGGCGGCGATCTTTCTCCGGTCTTCGATGTCCTGCGTCAGCAGGTTGGTCAGACACGAGATGATCTCGGGAACAGCTGGCTGACACTCGGTCGGGCCGAGCGTCTACCGCAGGCGATCGAAGAAGATGCCATTCCTTCGTTGAGCGATCTGCAGGCCTATACCAACCACATGGCGTCACTGATTGCTGCCAGCGGTAGCGTGGCCCGTTCGATGCAACCGGTCGCCGGACATGACGGCGCAGTGAAAAATCGCGGCGTCATCCGAGTCGGGGGGATTGATGCCTTCACCTCCTCCGACCTGTTGCAGCCGCCAGAGCAGGGGCAGACCCTGACCGTAGCTGAACGCACGCCATCATCTGCAGCCGATCAGCTGGCTGGATTTGCCAAAAATGGCCAGGGCCAGGTGGTCATTGATCCTGCCCATGGCGATGTCATCAAGGCGTTGGCACAGCAGCCGACGCTGCTGGAGCGCCTCGCTCAGGGCGGTGTGATCGGCTATATCACTCTGACTGTCGGCGTACTGGGCGTGCTGGCAGCGCTGATTCAACTGGTTTATCTACTGATTATCGGCAGTCGTTTGCATCGCCAGATACGAAATACCGAAGTCCTGCACGAAGACAATCCGCTTGGGCGTGTACTGAATCGTTTTCGCAATATTCGACGCTATCACGATCCCGAAGTGCTTGAGGCACGTCTGGATGAAATGCTGCTGGCCGAACAGCCCCGCCTGGAACGTGGTCAGGCACTGATCAAGGTGATGGCAGCGATCGCTCCACTGATGGGGTTGCTGGGTACGGTTACCGGCATGATTGGGACCTTTCAGTCCATTACTGTCTTTGGCAGCGGCGATCCCAGGGTCATGGCAGGTGGTATCAGCCAAGCGCTGGTTACTACGGTAGTCGGGCTGATTGTGGCTATCCCGCTGCTTTTCGCCCATACCGCTCTGTCCAGTCGCAGTCGCAGGTTGATGAACCTAGTCGAAGGTCGTGCCAGTGCCGCCCTGGCAGAGTATCTCGACCACCAGGAGCAATCGCTGACGGCCGATGTCCGCAAGCATCGCGAGAGGGCTCATGGATCGGATCATTGA
- a CDS encoding MotA/TolQ/ExbB proton channel family protein: protein MDRIIEPITRLVEAGGPVLVAIALTAMVMFALGIERLLYWQRRYRNRRRALIERWQARHDHVSWSARTLREYWCQELLTSLRSSLPWLKLLVAICPLLGLLGTVTGMIQVFDALSLTGLGQARSMSDGVARATLPTLAGMAVAVVGLLFTSRFEFLVRREDQRLHDRLARAVEDRHA from the coding sequence ATGGATCGGATCATTGAACCCATCACTCGGTTGGTCGAGGCTGGTGGGCCAGTGCTGGTCGCCATTGCATTGACCGCGATGGTGATGTTCGCCCTGGGTATTGAACGGCTTCTTTACTGGCAGCGGCGATACCGCAATCGGCGTCGGGCGCTGATCGAGCGCTGGCAGGCGCGGCATGATCATGTCAGTTGGAGTGCTCGCACGCTGCGGGAATACTGGTGTCAGGAGCTGCTCACCTCACTGCGCAGTTCACTGCCCTGGCTGAAACTGCTGGTAGCGATATGCCCGCTACTGGGGTTATTGGGCACGGTGACCGGCATGATTCAGGTTTTTGACGCGCTCTCGCTGACCGGTCTCGGCCAGGCGCGCAGCATGTCCGATGGTGTGGCGAGGGCTACCCTGCCGACACTGGCCGGTATGGCGGTGGCTGTGGTGGGCCTGCTGTTCACCAGCCGCTTCGAGTTTCTGGTACGACGAGAGGATCAGCGTCTGCACGACCGGCTCGCCCGTGCCGTGGAGGATCGTCATGCGTAG
- a CDS encoding ExbD/TolR family protein → MRRRRRLQEEEAGIDLTPMLDVVFIMLIFFIVTTSFVKESGVDIQRPQASSASARPDAQVMVAITPEGAIWVNGEAVDADRVGEAVSHAMADSSGSVVIQADRQSRTGLLIRTMDRIRQAGVDNIAVAASQGDS, encoded by the coding sequence ATGCGTAGACGCCGCAGATTACAGGAAGAAGAGGCTGGCATCGATCTTACCCCGATGCTTGATGTGGTCTTCATCATGCTGATCTTCTTTATTGTGACCACCAGTTTCGTCAAGGAGAGCGGCGTCGATATCCAGCGTCCCCAGGCGAGCTCTGCCAGTGCCCGACCGGATGCCCAGGTCATGGTGGCGATTACTCCTGAGGGAGCCATCTGGGTCAATGGGGAAGCAGTGGACGCCGACCGGGTGGGTGAGGCTGTGAGCCATGCCATGGCAGACAGTAGTGGCAGTGTTGTTATTCAGGCCGACCGTCAGTCCCGGACCGGGCTCTTGATTCGCACCATGGATCGCATTCGCCAGGCTGGCGTCGATAATATTGCCGTGGCTGCCTCTCAGGGGGATAGTTGA
- a CDS encoding energy transducer TonB, whose protein sequence is MRRLVALFGGLLLALALFLGLALLVAPPEAPLTPPETLSVSMVEAPQTAAPQRSEHSSSAANASAPPPPPPAAPPRPAAAPQPAPDVQSDIALKQTSLPETTPEASVDDTLPQLDVRQSKPQPQPQRKTPPQSEPSRQQAASGQSAESTRQERSSQSSQSSAAERQAPMASPQPTHQVRPEYPMRARRRGQEGYVVLQFLIQPNGHVDADSIRVVDSKPGDVFVDSARRAVVQSTYQAQDQPVRTRQKLVFRLQ, encoded by the coding sequence ATGCGGCGGCTCGTCGCACTGTTTGGAGGCCTGCTGCTGGCGCTGGCGCTATTTCTGGGGTTGGCGCTGCTGGTGGCGCCTCCGGAAGCGCCCTTGACGCCACCGGAGACACTATCGGTATCGATGGTCGAAGCACCACAAACGGCTGCACCACAACGCAGTGAACATTCCTCTTCTGCTGCCAATGCCTCGGCGCCCCCACCGCCACCGCCGGCCGCGCCGCCTCGGCCCGCGGCTGCCCCTCAGCCGGCACCCGATGTACAGAGCGATATTGCCCTGAAGCAGACATCGTTACCGGAAACAACTCCCGAGGCCTCGGTCGATGATACGTTGCCGCAGCTCGATGTGCGCCAGTCGAAGCCGCAACCCCAGCCGCAGCGCAAGACGCCACCGCAGTCAGAGCCTTCGAGACAGCAGGCTGCATCCGGGCAGAGTGCCGAGAGCACCCGGCAGGAACGTTCATCGCAGAGCAGTCAGTCCAGTGCGGCCGAGCGTCAGGCACCGATGGCCTCACCTCAGCCTACGCATCAGGTGCGGCCCGAATACCCCATGCGTGCCCGTCGGCGAGGGCAGGAGGGGTATGTGGTATTGCAGTTTTTGATACAGCCCAATGGCCATGTCGATGCCGATTCAATCCGGGTGGTTGATTCAAAACCTGGTGATGTATTTGTCGATTCGGCACGCCGAGCCGTGGTGCAGTCGACCTATCAGGCGCAGGATCAGCCAGTGCGTACGCGGCAGAAGCTGGTCTTCAGGCTGCAGTGA
- a CDS encoding tetratricopeptide repeat protein, whose translation MMIEPGYPYRRDICKGLRPLFCSVMAALLLVLSGLAQADGPALSQSTVDRLQQLQQQLSSGQTARVLKESRASARGLSRQGAEGWAKALYLQLAASAARRAEQPGEAAELLSQARAIEVAPYASRLKWLEQEAALRARAGEFDESARLYHRWASQASLPAKALWSAAQVDAHRGAWKEASDWLGQARSATSALNDEQRQLALTIYQHAGNDAAAAAMIELQLDGQDTDAEDWRQAAALYQRSGEPGRAAAVWEAGWQRGLLKGSDDLLQRIRLHMAGGTPARAGEILAAALKDGRLENTAANQRLLAQAWTQARARDRALAAWQGLAEHTDSAAAWQELGELAYGWGRWQHTVEALTRALQRSADHPGRLWLLKGVAAYELGDARQAREAFQQAARHEESSDQAEKWLKTLGESDDGPSLAKPEASAVTDARGG comes from the coding sequence ATGATGATCGAACCGGGATATCCATATCGACGGGATATTTGTAAAGGGCTGCGTCCACTGTTTTGTTCTGTCATGGCAGCATTGCTGCTGGTGTTGTCGGGGCTGGCTCAGGCTGATGGTCCGGCACTCTCACAATCTACTGTGGATCGTTTGCAACAACTGCAACAACAACTTTCTTCCGGTCAGACCGCCCGGGTGTTGAAAGAAAGCCGAGCAAGCGCCCGGGGATTAAGTCGTCAGGGTGCCGAGGGGTGGGCAAAGGCGCTCTATTTGCAATTGGCAGCCAGCGCTGCGCGTCGTGCAGAACAGCCGGGTGAGGCTGCCGAGCTGCTGTCGCAGGCTCGTGCCATTGAGGTGGCGCCCTATGCCAGCCGGCTCAAATGGCTGGAGCAGGAGGCCGCACTGCGTGCGCGGGCAGGAGAATTTGACGAGTCGGCGCGGCTTTATCATCGCTGGGCGAGCCAGGCTTCGTTACCAGCAAAAGCACTCTGGTCGGCGGCGCAAGTCGATGCCCACAGAGGGGCATGGAAAGAAGCCAGTGACTGGCTCGGGCAGGCGCGCAGTGCAACATCGGCATTGAATGATGAGCAGCGCCAGTTGGCCCTGACCATTTATCAGCATGCCGGGAATGATGCCGCCGCCGCTGCAATGATCGAATTACAACTCGATGGGCAGGATACCGATGCTGAAGACTGGCGACAGGCGGCGGCCCTCTATCAACGTAGTGGAGAGCCGGGGCGTGCCGCCGCCGTCTGGGAAGCTGGCTGGCAGCGCGGCTTGCTGAAAGGGTCTGATGATCTGCTACAGCGCATTCGACTGCACATGGCTGGCGGTACACCTGCTCGGGCAGGCGAGATCCTGGCCGCTGCATTGAAAGATGGCCGGCTCGAGAATACAGCGGCCAATCAGCGCCTGCTGGCACAGGCCTGGACTCAGGCGCGAGCAAGGGACAGGGCACTGGCCGCCTGGCAAGGGTTGGCTGAGCACACGGATTCGGCAGCCGCCTGGCAAGAGTTGGGCGAACTGGCCTATGGTTGGGGACGCTGGCAGCATACAGTAGAAGCGCTGACCCGGGCCCTGCAACGATCTGCTGATCATCCCGGTCGCCTCTGGTTGCTCAAGGGAGTTGCAGCATATGAGCTGGGAGATGCTCGCCAGGCACGGGAGGCTTTCCAGCAAGCTGCCCGGCATGAGGAAAGTAGCGATCAGGCTGAGAAATGGCTGAAAACCCTGGGAGAGAGCGACGATGGCCCATCGCTTGCAAAGCCTGAGGCATCAGCTGTAACCGATGCCCGAGGGGGGTAG
- the xthA gene encoding exodeoxyribonuclease III, protein MRLVSFNINGVRARPHQLQALIDQHAPEVIGLQETKVQDSEFPLAEIEALGYHVHYHGQKGHYGVALLTRSMPEAVFYGFPDDGEDAQRRMIGARLATRQGPLTIWNGYFPQGESIHHPTKYPHKRRFYQQLARLLEEDTPRDEAMVIMGDFNISPSDRDIGIGESNRRRWLREGKTSFQPEEREWLNRIHDWGVVDSYRHCHPEVDDRFSWFDYRSKGFERDPKRGLRIDLILTTQPLVERIRNAGIDYELRAMTKPSDHAPVWVDLDI, encoded by the coding sequence ATGCGACTGGTTTCATTCAATATCAATGGTGTCCGCGCTCGTCCCCACCAGCTCCAGGCACTGATTGACCAGCATGCGCCCGAGGTCATCGGACTGCAGGAAACCAAGGTTCAGGATAGCGAATTCCCGCTTGCCGAGATCGAGGCGCTGGGCTACCACGTTCACTACCATGGCCAGAAGGGCCATTACGGCGTCGCCCTGCTGACCCGCTCCATGCCCGAAGCCGTCTTCTACGGATTCCCTGACGATGGTGAGGACGCTCAGCGGCGCATGATCGGTGCACGCCTAGCAACCAGGCAGGGGCCACTAACGATCTGGAATGGTTATTTCCCACAGGGGGAAAGTATTCACCATCCCACCAAGTATCCTCATAAACGCCGTTTTTACCAGCAGCTTGCCCGACTGCTCGAAGAGGATACGCCGCGCGATGAAGCCATGGTGATCATGGGCGACTTCAATATTTCTCCCAGCGACCGCGATATCGGCATTGGCGAAAGCAATCGGCGTCGCTGGCTGCGCGAGGGCAAGACAAGTTTTCAACCCGAGGAGCGCGAATGGCTGAACCGTATCCATGACTGGGGAGTGGTCGACAGCTATCGACACTGTCACCCCGAGGTTGACGATCGCTTCAGCTGGTTTGATTACCGTTCAAAGGGGTTTGAGCGCGATCCCAAACGGGGGCTACGTATCGATCTCATTCTGACCACGCAGCCACTGGTAGAGCGGATACGCAATGCCGGCATCGATTACGAGCTACGCGCCATGACCAAACCATCCGATCATGCCCCAGTGTGGGTTGATCTCGATATCTGA